Proteins encoded within one genomic window of Prauserella marina:
- the panB gene encoding 3-methyl-2-oxobutanoate hydroxymethyltransferase translates to MSSKSTSEHDHTGETTAPYGSGPSPQASTPRKKVRIHHLRELKDRGEPWPMLTAYDMYTAALFDEAGIPVLLVGDSAANNVFGYDTSLPVTVDELLPLVRAVTRSVSRALVVADLPFGSYQLSPEQALATAVRFMKEGRAQAVKLEGGQHFAAHVEALTSAGVPVMGHIGFTPQSEHNLGGYRVQGRGEAGEQLLADAIALQEAGAFAVVMEMVPAEVAKRVTHELRIPTIGIGAGSDCDAQVLVWQDMAGLRTGKAPRFVKRYADLAGALSGAARAFADEVRRGEFPAPEHAFH, encoded by the coding sequence ATGTCCTCGAAGTCCACATCAGAGCACGACCACACGGGTGAGACGACGGCCCCGTACGGTTCGGGCCCTTCACCGCAGGCGAGCACGCCGCGCAAGAAGGTCCGCATCCACCACCTGCGCGAGCTGAAGGATCGCGGGGAGCCGTGGCCCATGCTCACCGCGTACGACATGTACACCGCCGCGTTGTTCGACGAGGCCGGTATTCCGGTATTGCTCGTCGGCGATTCCGCGGCCAACAACGTATTCGGTTACGACACCTCACTGCCGGTGACCGTCGATGAGCTGCTTCCGCTCGTGCGTGCGGTGACCAGGTCGGTCTCCCGTGCGCTCGTCGTGGCCGATCTGCCGTTCGGCAGCTACCAGCTCTCACCGGAGCAGGCGCTGGCGACGGCCGTGCGGTTCATGAAGGAGGGCAGGGCACAGGCGGTGAAACTCGAAGGCGGACAGCACTTCGCCGCGCACGTCGAAGCCCTCACCTCGGCGGGTGTCCCTGTGATGGGCCACATCGGATTCACACCGCAGAGCGAGCACAACCTCGGCGGCTACCGGGTTCAAGGCCGGGGCGAAGCGGGCGAGCAGTTGCTCGCCGACGCGATCGCGCTCCAGGAGGCTGGGGCTTTCGCCGTCGTGATGGAGATGGTGCCCGCTGAGGTGGCCAAACGCGTCACCCACGAACTGCGCATCCCCACCATCGGGATCGGCGCGGGCTCGGACTGCGACGCGCAAGTGCTGGTGTGGCAGGACATGGCGGGGCTGCGCACCGGAAAGGCACCCCGGTTCGTGAAGCGCTACGCCGATCTCGCCGGTGCGCTCTCCGGCGCGGCGAGGGCCTTCGCCGACGAGGTTCGAAGGGGCGAGTTCCCCGCCCCTGAACACGCCTTTCACTGA
- a CDS encoding DUF998 domain-containing protein has translation MPPVTHHRPTTLHTVHTLAVALLTIGGVGYLGWLLEFFLETGLSPLSASIDELSAVGQPYRNVFRTAEIIAGAAFVLSVPPLLRLAPVHWQARLTVGAVSVLGVLLVVRGVTAPDCALSSGPVCAQRQEFSAGHHVHHVASVLLSLHYAVGTGTLVLWWHGRWRVRAAVVAGLAALAWLAIIAVEWIVPGSYTGVAVRARAILVGVAIAVGIGYLLTVGKRQGGEWQDSRQ, from the coding sequence ATGCCGCCGGTCACGCACCACCGCCCGACGACACTGCACACGGTTCATACGCTCGCGGTGGCGTTGCTGACGATCGGCGGGGTGGGTTACCTCGGCTGGCTACTGGAGTTCTTCCTCGAAACCGGGCTTTCCCCGCTGAGCGCGTCGATCGACGAACTCTCCGCCGTCGGCCAGCCCTACCGGAATGTGTTCCGCACCGCGGAAATCATCGCCGGGGCCGCGTTCGTGTTGTCGGTTCCCCCGCTGTTGCGGCTCGCGCCGGTGCACTGGCAGGCGAGGCTGACCGTCGGCGCCGTGTCTGTACTCGGCGTGTTGCTGGTTGTCCGTGGGGTGACGGCCCCTGACTGCGCGTTGTCGTCGGGGCCGGTGTGCGCGCAGCGGCAGGAGTTCTCGGCCGGTCACCACGTGCATCACGTGGCGTCGGTGTTGTTGAGCCTGCATTACGCCGTGGGGACGGGAACGCTGGTGTTGTGGTGGCATGGCCGCTGGCGGGTGCGGGCTGCCGTCGTCGCCGGTCTCGCCGCGCTGGCCTGGCTCGCGATCATCGCCGTCGAGTGGATCGTCCCCGGCAGCTACACGGGGGTGGCGGTGCGGGCGCGGGCGATTCTGGTCGGGGTGGCCATCGCCGTTGGCATCGGGTACCTGTTGACGGTCGGGAAGCGGCAGGGTGGCGAATGGCAGGATTCCCGTCAGTGA
- a CDS encoding DinB family protein, translating into MPGMIGPVADERDGLLGYLAQQRYVLCLAAYGLTDEQARMRPTASALCVGGLIKHVAATELAWMNVVLGNPVDDTGTADFRFGHDETLADVIGEYERVATGTEEIVEGIADLGMAVRVPSEVPWFPDDVAAWSVRWVLLHLIEETARHAGHADILRESIDGATAFPLMAAAEGWPETPWLKPWRHRSNNVGSSR; encoded by the coding sequence ATGCCTGGGATGATCGGCCCGGTCGCCGACGAGCGGGACGGGTTGCTCGGTTACCTCGCCCAGCAGCGCTACGTGTTGTGCCTCGCCGCCTACGGCCTTACCGACGAGCAGGCGAGGATGCGGCCGACGGCGAGCGCGTTGTGTGTGGGCGGGCTGATCAAGCACGTCGCGGCGACGGAGCTGGCGTGGATGAACGTCGTACTCGGCAATCCCGTCGACGACACCGGCACCGCCGATTTCCGGTTCGGGCATGACGAAACGCTCGCCGACGTGATCGGGGAGTACGAGCGGGTGGCGACCGGCACCGAGGAGATCGTGGAGGGTATCGCCGATCTCGGGATGGCCGTCCGCGTGCCGAGCGAGGTGCCGTGGTTTCCCGACGATGTCGCCGCGTGGTCGGTGCGCTGGGTGCTGCTGCACCTCATCGAGGAGACGGCGCGGCATGCCGGGCACGCCGACATACTCAGGGAATCCATTGACGGGGCAACGGCTTTTCCGCTCATGGCCGCCGCCGAGGGCTGGCCCGAGACGCCGTGGCTGAAGCCGTGGCGTCACAGGTCGAACAACGTGGGCTCCTCAAGGTGA
- a CDS encoding methylated-DNA--[protein]-cysteine S-methyltransferase translates to MDEGFAVFETVFGYCALVWCGEVVVGSQLPEATADRAREAVHARFPGAGEQPPPGKIQQAILGVTALLRGERTDLSGVPLALDRVPPFHRRVYEVTLAIPAGSTMTYGQVATELGDPGSARAVGQALGNNPFAPIVPCHRVLAAGGKAGGFSATGGLDTKRRLLDAEGYHLEEPTLFDL, encoded by the coding sequence ATGGATGAGGGCTTCGCGGTCTTCGAGACCGTGTTCGGTTACTGCGCCCTCGTGTGGTGTGGTGAGGTCGTCGTCGGCAGCCAGTTGCCGGAGGCGACGGCCGACCGGGCACGCGAGGCCGTGCATGCCAGGTTCCCCGGCGCGGGCGAGCAGCCACCACCCGGCAAAATCCAGCAGGCGATACTCGGTGTCACCGCGCTACTGCGCGGCGAACGGACCGATCTTTCCGGCGTCCCGCTCGCGCTCGACCGCGTTCCACCGTTCCACCGCAGGGTCTACGAGGTCACTCTGGCGATCCCCGCCGGATCCACCATGACCTACGGCCAGGTCGCCACCGAACTCGGCGACCCCGGCTCGGCCCGCGCGGTCGGGCAGGCGCTCGGCAACAACCCGTTCGCCCCCATCGTGCCCTGCCACCGCGTGCTGGCTGCCGGCGGAAAAGCCGGCGGTTTCTCGGCGACCGGCGGACTGGACACCAAACGGCGCCTGCTCGACGCCGAGGGATATCACCTTGAGGAGCCCACGTTGTTCGACCTGTGA
- a CDS encoding nuclear transport factor 2 family protein: MSIAAPVNTRTVVEELLRRIGEGDPERIAELYAEQGDWKLDWPEAEHGRTATPWIRHRSTRADAAAHYRELAEYHVPERVATEVERILVDGSDAVVLGEIRQTARPTGRAYHARFALHLTIEDGLVTRHHIYEDSLAVAQAFEAENR, from the coding sequence ATGTCCATAGCCGCACCTGTGAACACCCGAACCGTGGTTGAGGAGTTGTTGCGCAGAATTGGCGAGGGCGACCCCGAGCGCATCGCCGAGTTGTATGCCGAGCAGGGCGATTGGAAACTCGACTGGCCGGAGGCCGAGCACGGCCGTACTGCCACGCCGTGGATCCGTCACCGGTCCACCCGGGCCGACGCGGCCGCCCACTATCGCGAGCTTGCGGAGTACCACGTGCCGGAGCGTGTGGCGACTGAGGTCGAGCGCATCCTTGTCGACGGAAGCGACGCGGTCGTGCTCGGCGAGATCCGTCAGACCGCCCGGCCTACCGGCCGTGCGTATCATGCGCGGTTCGCTTTGCACCTCACCATCGAGGATGGCCTTGTCACCCGGCACCATATTTACGAGGACAGCCTGGCCGTCGCCCAGGCATTCGAGGCGGAGAATCGGTGA
- a CDS encoding NAD+ synthase: MPQLRIALAQINPTVGDLTGNAELIVTRAREAVASGAHVVVFPEMSLTGYPVEDLALRKTFADASHAEVDALATRLAEAGCGELLTYVGYLDQDDAGPRNAVAALLGGRVVASQYKHHLPNYGVFDERRNFKPGDALEVLRFHGLDIGMVICEDLWQDGGPVAALGEATVDLVVSPNASPYERSKDDVRLPLVAGRAVEAGAPVVYTNLVGGQDDLVFDGDSIVVAADGHLLARAPQFVEHLLVLDLDLPRGAGTREGRFAGIEVSHRVLSAEPLPHYEPLPEPTISEPLPDEAEVWSALVVGLRDYARKNGFRSVIFGFSGGIDSAVTAALAVDALGPEAVHGVSMPSAYSSEHSRADAADLARRLSCPFRVEPVDRMVAQYVDQLGLAGTGLAEENIQARARGMLLMALSNLEGHLVLATGNKTEIAVGYSTIYGDAVGGFAPIKDVFKTHVWALAKWRNAEAEKRGETPPIPENSITKPPSAELRPGQLDSDSLPDYPLLDDVLDDYVEGDRGYKALQEAGFDAETIDRVVRMVDKAEFKRRQYPPGTKITFKAFGRDRRLPITNAWREAH; this comes from the coding sequence ATGCCGCAACTGCGCATCGCACTCGCCCAGATCAATCCCACCGTTGGCGACCTGACCGGCAATGCCGAGCTGATCGTGACGAGAGCGCGCGAGGCGGTTGCCTCCGGCGCGCACGTGGTCGTCTTCCCCGAGATGTCGCTCACCGGTTATCCGGTCGAGGATCTGGCGTTGCGGAAGACATTCGCCGACGCGTCCCACGCTGAGGTCGACGCGCTGGCGACCCGGCTCGCCGAGGCGGGTTGCGGCGAGCTGCTCACCTACGTGGGCTACCTCGACCAGGACGACGCCGGGCCGCGCAACGCCGTGGCCGCTCTGCTCGGGGGCCGGGTCGTGGCCAGCCAGTACAAGCATCACCTGCCCAATTACGGCGTTTTCGACGAGCGCCGCAACTTCAAGCCTGGCGACGCGCTGGAAGTCCTGCGGTTCCACGGCCTCGACATCGGCATGGTGATCTGCGAAGACCTGTGGCAGGACGGCGGCCCGGTCGCGGCGCTCGGCGAGGCGACCGTCGATCTCGTCGTCTCGCCCAACGCCTCACCGTACGAACGTTCCAAGGACGACGTCCGGCTGCCGCTCGTCGCGGGGCGGGCGGTGGAAGCCGGGGCTCCCGTCGTCTACACCAACCTTGTCGGCGGGCAGGACGACCTCGTTTTCGACGGTGACTCGATCGTCGTGGCGGCCGACGGCCACCTACTGGCCCGGGCACCGCAGTTCGTCGAGCACCTGCTGGTGCTCGATCTGGACCTTCCGAGGGGCGCGGGCACTCGGGAAGGCCGGTTCGCGGGCATCGAGGTGAGTCACCGGGTGCTGAGTGCCGAACCGCTGCCCCACTACGAACCGCTGCCAGAGCCCACCATCAGCGAACCGCTTCCCGACGAGGCGGAAGTGTGGTCGGCCCTCGTCGTCGGTCTGCGGGACTACGCGCGCAAGAACGGTTTCCGTTCGGTCATCTTCGGTTTCTCCGGCGGTATCGACTCGGCGGTCACCGCGGCGCTCGCGGTGGACGCGCTCGGCCCCGAGGCCGTTCACGGTGTGTCGATGCCGTCGGCGTATTCGTCGGAGCATTCCAGGGCGGACGCCGCGGATCTCGCCCGCAGGCTCAGCTGCCCGTTCCGGGTCGAGCCGGTCGATCGCATGGTCGCGCAGTACGTTGATCAGCTCGGCCTGGCCGGTACCGGACTCGCCGAGGAGAACATCCAGGCGCGGGCGAGGGGGATGCTGTTGATGGCGCTCTCCAATCTGGAGGGTCATCTCGTGCTCGCCACGGGGAACAAGACGGAGATCGCGGTCGGTTACTCCACGATCTACGGCGACGCCGTCGGCGGTTTCGCGCCGATCAAGGATGTTTTCAAAACCCACGTGTGGGCATTGGCGAAGTGGCGCAACGCCGAAGCCGAGAAGCGCGGAGAAACCCCGCCCATCCCGGAGAACTCGATCACGAAGCCGCCATCGGCCGAGTTGCGTCCAGGGCAACTCGACAGCGACTCGCTGCCGGACTATCCGTTGCTCGACGACGTCCTCGACGACTACGTGGAGGGTGACCGCGGCTACAAGGCATTGCAGGAAGCGGGTTTTGACGCGGAAACAATCGACAGGGTCGTGCGCATGGTCGACAAGGCGGAGTTCAAACGCAGGCAGTACCCACCGGGCACGAAGATCACGTTCAAGGCATTCGGCAGGGACCGCAGGTTGCCCATCACCAACGCCTGGCGGGAGGCGCATTAG
- the secA2 gene encoding accessory Sec system translocase SecA2 — translation MALMGRVGKRLRRIIQRPASVELTRYEALLPTIEKREPGLEELSDAELTEAANKLREAENFGDEQIAELCALGREAARRALGERAFDVQLLGVMGLLSGNVVQMATGEGKTLAGALAAAGYALQGKRVHVISVNDYLARRDAEWMRPVYELLGVSVGWVEPVLTAEQRRAAYAAEVCYGAVSEIGFDVLRDRLVTDVEKLAQPEPEVAIIDEADSVLVDEARVPLVMAGSVDAGVADEEVANIVRRLRVGLHYETDPDGRNAWLTSAGASVVEKALGGIELYEEEGSDRLAAVNVALHAHALLTRDVDYLVREGKVQLINASRGRVAELQRWPDGLQAAVEAKEQLPPSDHGEILDSITVQALIARYPQVAGMTGTAVAVAEQLREFYKLEVAAIPQNTPNVRKDEPHRIFASPGHKLRAIVEEIRTVHEDGQPILVGTQDVAESEELAEKLAKAGLPCVVLNARNDAEEAAIIAEAGKFDAITVSTQMAGRGTDIRLGGADGADRERVAELGGLHVIGTARYPSSRLDDQLRGRAGRQGDPGSSVFFASLNDELVLSNAPDVPEGIEADDKTGEVTDSAAHRQINHAQRVAEGVDLEIHRNTWRYTRLIEHQRAELLKHRDEVLRTEAARERLEEAEPDRYKELAEKLDEETLTRICRDIELYHLDQLWADHLAFLTDVRETIHLRALAKETPLDEFHRAAIPEFHKLRGEAEKRSAKTLVEAEIAEGSVDLAAAGIRRPTSTWTYLVQDNPFDSDAEQALKKVRGLLRKKRN, via the coding sequence GTGGCGTTGATGGGCCGGGTCGGCAAACGACTGCGCAGGATCATCCAGCGTCCTGCCAGCGTGGAGCTGACTCGCTACGAGGCACTGCTGCCCACGATCGAGAAGCGGGAACCCGGGCTCGAAGAACTGAGCGACGCGGAGCTGACCGAGGCCGCGAACAAGCTCAGGGAGGCCGAGAACTTCGGTGACGAGCAGATCGCCGAGCTGTGCGCGCTTGGCAGGGAAGCGGCTCGACGGGCGCTCGGTGAGCGGGCATTCGACGTGCAGCTTCTCGGTGTGATGGGCCTGTTGTCCGGCAACGTGGTGCAGATGGCGACGGGCGAGGGCAAGACGCTGGCCGGCGCTCTGGCCGCGGCCGGCTACGCGCTCCAGGGCAAGCGGGTTCACGTCATCTCCGTCAACGACTACCTCGCCCGCCGTGACGCGGAGTGGATGCGGCCGGTCTACGAACTGCTCGGTGTTTCCGTCGGCTGGGTCGAGCCGGTGCTGACGGCCGAGCAGCGACGGGCGGCCTACGCGGCCGAGGTTTGTTATGGCGCGGTCAGCGAGATCGGCTTCGACGTGCTGCGCGACCGGCTGGTCACCGACGTCGAGAAGCTGGCGCAGCCAGAGCCGGAGGTCGCGATCATCGACGAGGCCGACTCGGTGCTCGTCGACGAGGCACGGGTCCCGCTGGTGATGGCGGGCTCCGTCGACGCCGGGGTCGCCGACGAGGAAGTCGCGAACATCGTGCGCAGGCTGCGGGTCGGGTTGCACTACGAGACCGATCCCGACGGCCGCAACGCGTGGTTGACCTCAGCTGGTGCTTCGGTGGTCGAGAAGGCTCTCGGCGGGATCGAGTTGTACGAGGAGGAAGGCTCGGACCGGCTCGCCGCGGTGAACGTCGCCTTGCACGCGCACGCGTTGCTGACGAGGGATGTCGACTATCTCGTCAGGGAAGGAAAGGTCCAGCTCATCAACGCCTCGCGGGGGCGAGTCGCGGAACTCCAGCGGTGGCCTGACGGACTACAGGCCGCGGTGGAGGCGAAGGAGCAACTGCCGCCGTCGGATCACGGCGAGATCCTGGATTCGATCACCGTCCAGGCGCTGATCGCGAGGTACCCGCAGGTGGCGGGCATGACCGGCACCGCGGTGGCCGTCGCCGAACAGCTTCGCGAGTTCTACAAACTTGAGGTCGCGGCGATCCCGCAGAACACGCCGAACGTCCGCAAGGACGAACCGCATCGCATCTTCGCGTCGCCGGGGCACAAGCTGCGGGCGATCGTGGAGGAGATCAGGACGGTCCACGAGGACGGGCAGCCGATCCTCGTCGGTACGCAAGACGTCGCGGAGTCGGAGGAGCTGGCCGAGAAGCTCGCGAAGGCGGGGCTGCCCTGCGTGGTGCTGAACGCGCGCAACGACGCGGAGGAAGCGGCGATCATCGCGGAGGCGGGCAAGTTCGACGCGATCACCGTGTCGACCCAGATGGCGGGGCGTGGCACGGACATCCGGCTCGGCGGAGCCGACGGCGCGGACCGCGAGCGGGTCGCCGAGCTGGGCGGGCTGCACGTGATCGGCACGGCCAGGTATCCGAGCAGCAGGCTCGACGACCAGCTCAGGGGACGCGCGGGCAGGCAAGGCGATCCGGGCAGTTCGGTGTTCTTCGCGAGCCTCAACGACGAACTGGTGCTGTCGAACGCGCCCGATGTTCCCGAGGGCATCGAAGCCGACGACAAGACCGGTGAGGTCACCGATTCGGCGGCGCACCGGCAGATCAATCACGCGCAACGGGTCGCCGAGGGTGTCGACCTGGAGATCCACCGCAACACCTGGCGGTACACGCGGCTGATCGAGCACCAGCGGGCCGAGTTGCTCAAGCACCGCGACGAGGTGCTGCGTACCGAGGCAGCGCGCGAGCGGCTGGAGGAAGCGGAACCGGACCGGTACAAGGAGCTGGCCGAAAAGCTCGACGAGGAGACCTTGACGCGGATTTGCAGGGACATCGAGCTGTATCACCTGGACCAGCTTTGGGCCGATCACCTCGCGTTTCTCACCGATGTCCGCGAGACGATCCATCTGAGGGCGCTGGCGAAGGAAACCCCGCTCGACGAGTTCCACCGGGCGGCGATCCCGGAATTCCACAAGCTGCGTGGCGAGGCGGAGAAGCGCTCGGCGAAGACGCTGGTGGAAGCCGAGATCGCCGAGGGAAGCGTCGACCTCGCCGCCGCCGGGATCAGGCGGCCGACCTCGACCTGGACCTACCTGGTGCAGGACAACCCCTTCGACTCCGACGCCGAGCAGGCGCTGAAGAAGGTCAGGGGCCTGCTTCGCAAGAAACGCAACTGA
- a CDS encoding alpha/beta hydrolase, with amino-acid sequence MSARERYLSLAACLLVVTGLTACSSEPTDPPSRSGPAGPVPDGLDTYYSQQLDWGACAPFATSETASRMFQADGIECARMTVPLDYEKPEGTTIEIGVLRHKSADDADRIGSLVLNPGGPGASGMVSAASIGRGVASQEVGEKFDVVGFDPRGVGASEPQVTCLTADERDEDRASDSEVDGSPEGVAAQEQQEKDFAAKCAQRTEHGDDMLAHLGTRDVVKDLDVLRSALGDEKLTYLGYSYGTRIGYTYAEAFPRNVRALVLDGALDPEQDLVESLVAQGEGFGKAFGEFASWCAERADCALGQDPAAATKAYQDLTRPLIDNPVDVGGRALSYEDATTGTIQALYTEQFWEQLDAGLAELANGQGQTLMSLADMYNERGSDGQYATTQDAFVAIRCVDDPRVTDKQEILEAQRRYAEVAPFLDPGTEYSSARDACTFWPVPNTSEPHLPKVDGVPPSLVISTTNDPATPYEAGVSLAKAMKGGLLTFEGTQHTVFLQGDTCVDEIGTRYLVDGELPEEGARC; translated from the coding sequence GTGTCCGCCCGTGAACGCTACCTGTCCCTGGCCGCCTGTCTACTCGTCGTGACCGGGTTGACGGCCTGCTCGTCGGAGCCGACGGATCCGCCATCCCGCTCCGGCCCGGCCGGGCCGGTACCCGACGGACTCGACACCTACTACTCCCAGCAACTCGACTGGGGCGCCTGCGCCCCCTTCGCGACATCGGAGACGGCGAGCCGGATGTTCCAGGCGGACGGCATCGAGTGCGCCCGCATGACCGTTCCCCTCGACTACGAAAAGCCCGAGGGCACGACCATTGAGATCGGTGTGCTCAGGCACAAGAGCGCCGACGACGCCGACCGGATCGGCTCGCTCGTGCTCAATCCCGGCGGGCCCGGCGCGTCGGGGATGGTCTCGGCCGCCTCGATCGGAAGGGGTGTCGCGAGCCAGGAAGTGGGGGAGAAGTTCGACGTCGTCGGCTTCGATCCGCGCGGAGTAGGAGCCAGCGAGCCACAGGTGACCTGCCTCACGGCCGACGAACGCGACGAGGATCGCGCCAGTGACAGTGAGGTCGACGGGAGCCCGGAGGGCGTCGCCGCGCAGGAACAGCAGGAGAAGGACTTCGCGGCCAAATGCGCGCAGCGCACCGAGCACGGTGACGACATGCTCGCCCACCTCGGCACGAGGGACGTCGTGAAGGACCTCGACGTGCTGCGGTCCGCACTCGGCGACGAGAAACTGACCTACCTCGGGTACTCCTACGGCACGCGCATCGGTTACACCTACGCGGAGGCGTTCCCCCGCAACGTCAGGGCGCTCGTGCTCGACGGCGCGCTCGACCCCGAGCAAGACCTCGTCGAATCGCTTGTCGCGCAGGGGGAAGGCTTCGGCAAGGCGTTCGGGGAGTTCGCCAGCTGGTGCGCCGAGCGCGCCGACTGCGCACTCGGCCAGGACCCGGCAGCCGCGACGAAGGCATACCAGGACCTGACGAGGCCGCTGATCGACAACCCGGTCGACGTCGGCGGAAGGGCGCTTTCCTACGAGGACGCCACCACCGGCACCATCCAAGCGCTGTACACCGAACAGTTCTGGGAGCAGCTCGACGCGGGCCTCGCCGAACTCGCCAACGGCCAAGGCCAGACACTGATGTCGCTGGCCGACATGTACAACGAGCGCGGCAGCGACGGCCAGTACGCGACCACCCAGGACGCCTTCGTCGCCATTCGCTGCGTCGACGACCCCCGCGTCACCGACAAGCAGGAAATCCTCGAAGCGCAGCGCAGGTACGCCGAGGTCGCCCCCTTCCTCGACCCGGGAACGGAGTACTCCTCGGCGAGGGACGCCTGCACCTTCTGGCCCGTGCCCAACACCTCGGAACCTCACCTGCCGAAGGTGGACGGTGTGCCTCCCTCACTGGTCATCTCGACGACCAACGACCCGGCGACTCCCTACGAGGCCGGAGTAAGCCTCGCCAAGGCGATGAAGGGCGGCCTGCTCACCTTCGAGGGCACTCAGCACACCGTGTTCCTGCAGGGCGACACCTGCGTCGACGAGATCGGCACGAGGTACCTCGTCGACGGTGAGTTGCCCGAGGAAGGCGCTCGCTGCTGA
- a CDS encoding LppX_LprAFG lipoprotein: MVSRRIAFLLVLVIGMLGGCTPSPDTSGPLPEGRGLVDESATQLRELRSVRFQVSLSGTVPGLSIREVDGVATRQGGEYGFASGDADVQEHTDRVQYRFLLSGDRLRLTDKDGNTSERPVPAEFSPARLLDPERGLYQLLEKASGLTTEGREELDGVSSYRVTGELSRSVVSALVPGIDADVDVKFWVAEGKNRDLLRLWIQIPPRQKNEGSVMLEVALSEHNAPVRESSDAS; this comes from the coding sequence ATGGTGTCCCGCCGGATCGCTTTCCTCCTCGTACTCGTCATCGGGATGCTCGGCGGTTGCACGCCGTCCCCGGACACGAGCGGCCCACTGCCCGAGGGACGCGGACTCGTCGACGAATCCGCGACGCAACTGCGCGAGCTGCGGAGCGTCCGCTTCCAGGTCAGCCTGAGTGGCACGGTGCCAGGGCTTTCCATCAGGGAGGTCGACGGCGTGGCGACAAGGCAGGGCGGCGAGTACGGGTTCGCCAGTGGCGACGCGGACGTCCAGGAACACACCGACCGGGTGCAGTACCGGTTCCTGCTCTCCGGTGACCGGTTGCGCCTGACGGACAAGGACGGCAACACCTCGGAGCGGCCGGTGCCCGCGGAGTTCAGCCCGGCCCGGCTGCTCGACCCCGAGCGGGGGCTTTACCAGCTCCTCGAAAAGGCGAGCGGGCTGACCACCGAAGGCAGGGAAGAACTCGACGGTGTGTCCTCGTACCGGGTGACCGGTGAGCTGTCGCGGTCGGTTGTCTCCGCCCTCGTTCCCGGCATCGACGCCGACGTCGACGTCAAGTTCTGGGTAGCGGAAGGAAAGAACCGCGACCTGCTCCGGTTGTGGATCCAGATCCCGCCCCGACAGAAGAACGAGGGCTCCGTGATGCTTGAGGTTGCCTTGTCGGAGCACAACGCGCCGGTGCGGGAATCAAGCGACGCTTCCTGA
- a CDS encoding GlxA family transcriptional regulator → MHQVVVLAIDEVIGYDMQIPPQIFNTARLSGERLYNVRLCGIDDKPVRVATGYTAVLDHGPDVLAEADTVIIPGTKARGPRYEGTLPGAIADALALIPGSARIMSICTGAFVLGAAGLLDERPATTHWAHSRQFRELYPRVKLDEDVLFVDDGDVLTSAGLAAGVDLCLHVVRKDHGAEVANAAARYCVVPPWREGGQSQFIERPFVETWAGSTAPTRAWALQHLAEPLDVAALACHASMSTRTFARRFREETGLPPHAWLTKQRVAHARRLLESTELSVEQVAVQSGLGSAASLRQHLGAAIGVTPLAYRRTFAAQRGKV, encoded by the coding sequence ATGCATCAGGTGGTCGTTCTCGCCATCGACGAGGTCATCGGATACGACATGCAGATTCCGCCGCAGATCTTCAACACGGCGCGGCTTTCCGGTGAGCGCCTCTACAACGTGCGGCTGTGCGGCATCGACGACAAGCCGGTGCGCGTGGCCACCGGGTACACCGCCGTGCTGGATCACGGCCCCGACGTGCTCGCCGAGGCCGACACCGTGATCATTCCCGGCACCAAGGCGCGTGGCCCTCGCTACGAAGGCACCCTGCCCGGCGCGATCGCCGACGCGCTCGCGCTCATCCCCGGCAGCGCCAGGATCATGTCGATCTGCACGGGCGCCTTCGTACTCGGCGCGGCGGGGCTGCTCGACGAGCGTCCGGCCACGACTCACTGGGCCCATTCCCGGCAGTTTCGCGAGCTGTACCCGAGGGTGAAGCTCGACGAGGACGTGTTGTTCGTCGACGACGGCGACGTACTCACCTCGGCCGGGCTCGCCGCAGGCGTCGACCTGTGCCTGCACGTGGTGAGAAAGGACCACGGAGCGGAGGTGGCGAACGCCGCGGCCCGCTACTGCGTCGTCCCGCCGTGGCGGGAAGGCGGGCAGTCGCAGTTCATCGAACGGCCGTTCGTGGAGACGTGGGCGGGCAGTACCGCGCCGACCAGGGCATGGGCGCTGCAACACCTGGCGGAACCACTCGACGTCGCCGCGCTCGCCTGCCACGCCAGCATGAGCACGAGAACGTTCGCGAGGCGTTTCAGGGAGGAAACCGGGCTCCCCCCGCACGCCTGGCTGACGAAGCAGCGCGTGGCACATGCCCGCAGGCTGCTGGAAAGCACAGAACTGTCGGTCGAGCAGGTGGCGGTTCAGTCGGGCCTCGGCAGCGCGGCCTCGTTGCGGCAGCATCTCGGCGCCGCCATCGGGGTGACCCCGCTGGCCTACCGGCGCACGTTCGCCGCCCAGCGCGGCAAGGTCTGA